The Episyrphus balteatus chromosome 4, idEpiBalt1.1, whole genome shotgun sequence genome includes a window with the following:
- the LOC129919089 gene encoding uncharacterized protein LOC129919089 — protein MRRVFLVFLLILAIAKSSGFFVQDSEWDNYKAKFGKTYRDLFEETFSRLCYGFNKFEIQNHNDRYKRGIESYRVEVNQFSDLKFVNFVGMFPPTTDIQSNAVPFTVLNTPPQSSFSYTAQGFTSPVQNQGIVCNGGWAYATATTIQIFYASISGNLNSELLSAQNLIDCAGEATSCSKQVPQTAFDYLTKMNQKLYPESEYRNNPTRTQGMCVLPVASTAGKTLRSYSSIEDGNDDMLKSAVNFFAPVVIKINPANFGFMHYKEGLYTQPRPTRNAALYVTVVGYGIDEKTKKNYWLVQNSFGSTWGEAGMMRIEMNSAKPIARSGVFPSE, from the exons ATGCGAAGAGTTTTTCTGGTGTTTTTACTAATTTTGGCGATTGCGAAATCATCGGGGTTCTTTGTCCAGGACTCCGAATGGGATAATTATAAG GCTAAATTTGGAAAAACATATCGCGACCTTTTTGAAGAAACTTTTTCGCGCTTGTGCTATGGCTTCAACAAATTTGAAATCCAAAATCACAATGACCGTTACAAAAGAGGCATTGAAAGTTACCGAGTAGAAGTCAACCAGTTCAGCGATTTAAAATTTGTGAACTTCGTTGGAATGTTCCCTCCAACTACAGACATTCAATCTAATGCAGTTCCATTCACAGTTCTAAATACACCACCTCAATCTTCGTTTTCGTATACTGCTCAAGGATTTACCAGTCCTGTTCAAAACCAGGGAATTGTATGCAACGGGGGATGGGCCTATGCCACTGCTACAACTATACAAATCTTCTATGCATCTATATCTGGAAATCTTAATTCAGAACTTCTTTCTGCTCAGAATTTAATTGACTGCGCTGGTGAAGCTACCTCTTGTAGCAAGCAAGTACCACAAACAGCTTttgattatttaacaaaaatgaatcAAAAACTTTACCCGGAAAGTGAATATAGAAATAATCCAACAAGAACACAGGGAATGTGTGTTTTACCAGTGGCTTCGACAGCTGGGAAAACCTTAAGGTCCTACTCTAGTATTGAAGACGGTAATGATGATATGCTTAAGAGTGCCGTAAATTTCTTTGCTCCTgttgtaattaaaattaatccAGCGAACTTTGGATTCATGCACTACAAAGAAGGCCTTTATACCCAGCCCAGACCTACTCGAAATGCTGCACTTTATGTAACAGTAGTGGGCTATGGAATTGACGAAAAgacaaagaaaaattattggcttgttcaaaattcgtttgGATCAACTTGGGGCGAGGCTGGAATGATGAGAATTGAAATGAATTCAGCAAAACCAATTGCCAGATCAGGAGTTTTTCCTTCAGAGTGA
- the LOC129918876 gene encoding procathepsin L gives MSFFGLGLLVSFIVPADFIRSGCSNYQLSSDFPRLEHVNSFDEFIDQTGRQYSNEFEKQMRETIFVTKKNLIDVTNKAFENGLSTFALGINPFADRTLVEYSRLHGSKISLKGEQRVGKHRNYLKKNSVKDLPDNFDWRELGGVTSAKFQGADCGSCWSFAVIGALEGHLFRKTGFLVPLSAQDLIDCAESYGNNGCEGGFQEYGFDYIVEHGIALDTRYPYTQMENPQCHHNETGIGIKIRDYASIKPGDEERMKEVIATLGPIACSMQASLNSFQLYKGGLYTDDECNKGEVNHSVVVVGYGQANGRDYWIIKNSYSPNWGENGFMKLPRNEDGFCGIASECSYPVL, from the exons ATGTCATTTTTCGGACTTGGATTACTTGTAAGTTTTATAGTTCCTGCTGACTTTATAAGGTCAGGTTGCTCAAACTATCAGCTAAGCTCAGACTTTCCTAGACTTGAACACGTTAACAGTTTTGATGAATTTATC gatcaaACAGGACGTCAATACAGCAATGAGTTTGAAAAACAAATGCGAGAGACGATTTTTGTCACAAAAAAGAATCTCATTGATGTCACTAATAAAGCTTTTGAGAACGGTTTATCCACATTTGCACTTGGAATAAATCCTTTTGCTGACCGAACCTTAGTTGAGTACAGCAGACTTCATGGATCCAAAATTTCTCTTAAAGGAGA acaaAGAGTTGGTAAACAtcgaaactatttaaaaaagaattccgTTAAAGATCTTCCTGATAATTTTGACTGGCGTGAGCTTGGAGGAGTAACATCAGCCAAATTTCAAGGAGCAGATTGTGGCAGTTGTTGGTCTTTCGCTGTGATTGGGGCCTTAGAAGGACATTTATTTAGAAAGACTGGGTTTTTGGTACCTCTTTCGGCTCAAGATTTGATAGACTGTGCGGAATCATATGGAAATAATGGTTGTGAAGGTGGCTTTCAGGAATATGGCTTTGATTACATTGTCGAACATGGAATTGCATTAGATACTCGGTATCCGTACACACAAATGGAAAACCCACAATGTCATCATAACGAGACTGGTATTGGCATTAAAATAAGGGATTATGCGAGTATTAAGCCAGGCGATGAAGAGAGAATGAAAGAAGTAATTGCAACCTTGGGACCCATAGCTTGTTCCATGCAAGCGAGTCTTAACTCTTTCCAACTCTATAAAGGCGGATTGTACACTGACGATGAGTGCAACAAGGGTGAAGTCAATCATTCTGTTGTTGTAGTGGGCTACGGCCAGGCAAATGGACGTGATTATTGGATAATAAAGAATTCTTATTCACCAAATTGGGGCGAAAACGGTTTCATGAAACTTCCTCGAAATGAGGATGGGTTCTGTGGTATAGCTTCGGAATGCAGTTATCCAGTTTTGTGA